The following are encoded together in the Argopecten irradians isolate NY chromosome 5, Ai_NY, whole genome shotgun sequence genome:
- the LOC138322645 gene encoding mammalian ependymin-related protein 1-like isoform X1 has translation MAVLLSILLSSLLVLTSATSQCCMYTQWEGVLFFGYASSGQQDFIFCNGTASVSYDLVNAMTFVNFEIYKRSASSISVDKGVVITHFNKGVKYMISTVNKTCEKGPVSSTKMTTYCASEFQGSKGHPHGQVGGSMAVTNIDILEGFIYSTIYQDGSNCMPLFVSGIIKAPGLGIEGAADFLDLQEGIRDPNVFTPPSYCSEQPSKDNDGDSFFASLLHKKQQK, from the exons ATGGCCGTTTTGTTGTCCATATTGTTGTCATCATTGTTGGTGCTCACGTCTGCCACCTCTCAATGCTGTATGTATACCCAATGGGAGGGCGTGTTATTCTTTGGATACGCGTCGTCTGGGCAACAGGACTTCATCTTCTGTAACGGGACAGCTTCGGTATCATATGACCTAGTTAATGCAATGACATTTGTCAACTTTGAAATTTATAAACGATCAGCTTCGTCAATATCTGTGGACAAAGGCGTCGTCATCACTCATTTCAATAAG GGAGTGAAGTACATGATATCCACAGTGAACAAGACGTGTGAAAAAGGACCAGTTTCATCAACGAAAATGACCACGTATTGTGCATCTG AATTTCAGGGCAGTAAAGGCCATCCACATGGGCAGGTTGGAGGTTCAATGGCGGTGACAAATATAGATATCCTCGAGGGGTTTATATACTCTACAATATATCAAG ATGGCTCAAACTGCATGCCATTGTTTGTATCGGGCATCATTAAGGCTCCTGGTCTGGGGATAGAGGGCGCTGCTGACTTCCTGGACCTACAGGAGGGCATCAGAGACCCAAACGTGTTTACTCCTCCGTCGTATTGTTCAGAACAGCCATCGAAG GACAATGATGGCGACTCTTTCTTTGCCAGTCTTCTCcacaaaaaacaacagaaataa
- the LOC138322645 gene encoding uncharacterized protein isoform X2, whose protein sequence is MAVLLSILLSSLLVLTSATSQCCMYTQWEGVLFFGYASSGQQDFIFCNGTASVSYDLVNAMTFVNFEIYKRSASSISVDKGVVITHFNKGVKYMISTVNKTCEKGPVSSTKMTTYCASDGSNCMPLFVSGIIKAPGLGIEGAADFLDLQEGIRDPNVFTPPSYCSEQPSKDNDGDSFFASLLHKKQQK, encoded by the exons ATGGCCGTTTTGTTGTCCATATTGTTGTCATCATTGTTGGTGCTCACGTCTGCCACCTCTCAATGCTGTATGTATACCCAATGGGAGGGCGTGTTATTCTTTGGATACGCGTCGTCTGGGCAACAGGACTTCATCTTCTGTAACGGGACAGCTTCGGTATCATATGACCTAGTTAATGCAATGACATTTGTCAACTTTGAAATTTATAAACGATCAGCTTCGTCAATATCTGTGGACAAAGGCGTCGTCATCACTCATTTCAATAAG GGAGTGAAGTACATGATATCCACAGTGAACAAGACGTGTGAAAAAGGACCAGTTTCATCAACGAAAATGACCACGTATTGTGCATCTG ATGGCTCAAACTGCATGCCATTGTTTGTATCGGGCATCATTAAGGCTCCTGGTCTGGGGATAGAGGGCGCTGCTGACTTCCTGGACCTACAGGAGGGCATCAGAGACCCAAACGTGTTTACTCCTCCGTCGTATTGTTCAGAACAGCCATCGAAG GACAATGATGGCGACTCTTTCTTTGCCAGTCTTCTCcacaaaaaacaacagaaataa
- the LOC138322644 gene encoding uncharacterized protein, which yields MARSVFGFVFVYLLVVITPIVSKPKCCMINQWEGLLYFGIGAMDRQNGAGTHASDMPDLYITNGTVHVSYDLDNGLTYLGFERYTRSVQSPPERSRGSLISNYKTGLQYLVYENKTCETSTLTDNMTAYCASEFLQNDKFPFGHIVGFTPVTNVEILPGDFFSSIYVTAYQDGTNCMPLYLALTNNWPGSGSAGAGGADIVDIKSGIEDPSIFTPPSYCPKTVTEKPKDPMFHFLSSFFH from the exons ATGGCCAGGTCTGTGTTCGGGTTTGTGTTTGTATACCTGTTGGTAGTCATTACACCTATAGTATCCAAACCGAAATGTTGCATGATCAACCAATGGGAGGGACTGCTTTATTTCGGTATCGGGGCGATGGATAGACAGAACGGTGCAGGGACACATGCATCTGACATGCCAGATTTGTATATAACCAATGGTACCGTCCACGTGTCTTACGACCTAGACAACGGACTGACATATCTCGGCTTCGAAAGGTATACCAGGTCTGTGCAGTCACCACCAGAACGCTCGCGAGGCAGTCTAATATCTAATTATAAAACG GGGCTTCAGTACTTAGTGTACGAGAACAAGACATGCGAGACATCCACATTGACAGACAATATGACGGCGTATTGTGCTTCAG AATTCCTACAGAACGACAAGTTTCCATTTGGACATATTGTGGGTTTTACACCTGTCACCAATGTGGAGATTCTACCAGGCGACTTCTTCTCCAGTATCTACGTAACAGCTTACCAAG ACGGTACGAACTGCATGCCACTCTACCTAGCCCTCACAAACAACTGGCCGGGATCAGGAAGTGCAGGAGCTGGTGGTGCCGACATTGTGGACATCAAGTCTGGTATAGAGGATCCTTCAATATTTACACCACCGAGTTACTGTCCGAAAACTGTTACCGAG AAACCGAAGGATCCaatgtttcattttctttcaagCTTCTTTCATTAA
- the LOC138322643 gene encoding inactive serine/threonine-protein kinase 19-like, whose product MNRKRTQTLPDIYKPKRRLCSTAAAALATNGQTATTLHGDVEDVILNDTHAFLKRLRGLFPEDKFKHKLPPIVLKHQLYGMMNDRTKVDQELNDLRKRGLVKLFKLGSEADEYCILFTNDYEEHVTKTMTGLSMSPILIERFSANVVKKCQDVCVTKETLMTDYRFSDLEITQLVKASVITVKDLGNWWLSIPNAGTFMKCFLRGRKAVLTMIRKCKYKEILRKDLEQRKWPKICRLGLIYHVHDIIGGELVHCVQTTSGQLLRLKE is encoded by the exons ATGAATCGGAAGAGGACCCAGACATTACCAGATATCTACAAACCAAAACGGAGATTATGTTCTACTGCAGCAGCAGCGTTAGCCACCAACGGCCAGACAGCGACCACGTTACATGGAGATGTTGAAGATG TAATTCTAAATGATACACACGCCTTTTTAAAACGACTGAGGGGACTTTTCCCTGAGGACAAATTTAAACACAAACTCCCACCGATTGTCCTTAAGCACCAGTTGTATGGAATGATGAATGATCGCACCAAAGTCGACCAGGAACTG AATGATCTGAGGAAGCGTGGGCTGGTGAAGCTCTTCAAGCTCGGATCTGAAGCTGACGAGTACTGTATCCTATTTACCAACGACTATGAGGAGCATGTGACAAAAACAATGACAGGCTTGTCCATGAGTCCTATCTTAATTG aGAGATTTAGTGCTAATGTTGTTAAAAAGTGTCAAGACGTGTGTGTAACTAAGGAGACGCTGATGACAGATTATAGATTCTCAGACTTAGAGATCAC ACAACTGGTGAAAGCTTCTGTGATAACAGTAAAAGACCTTGGAAACTGGTGGCTGTCTATTCCCAATGCTGGCACCTTTATGAAGTGTTTCCTGCGGGGCAGGAAAGCGGTCCTTACAATGATCAGGAAATGTAAATACAAAGAGATCCTGAGAAAG gaTCTTGAACAGAGAAAGTGGCCAAAGATCTGTCGTTTGGGACTGATTTACCACGTACACGACATCATTGGTGGTGAATTAGTCCATTG tgTTCAGACTACCTCGGGACAGCTGCTTAGACTGAAGGAATGA
- the LOC138322642 gene encoding decapping and exoribonuclease protein-like, translating into MAYTNSETFLIIVPKSKYDKDFPYFRKPSEIGYFSQDSRRQVVFSRQQMRYYIVPEDPSDVCFDLKIGYQDYIRKDESKPELLNDLLNWISNHSSVFQINYGKHQPAENDIPSKSINTDFVCWRGLLTKLLCTPFQNSEGWKIAITRFQDTFYMCEFETEKNAEMKRNRSTMQDEMCYWGWKFEQYVTASSQNGTPDTQSLVNTNEGFCSVVRSRLNSHSLVYGGEMDAAVTVPGPGEQHQYVEFKTNVEIESQKQDFSFKRYKLIKWWAQSFLVGIQKIVAGFRDKDGIVHRLQTFNTGDLPHIASDIRDPWKPNVCFNFLDQILKFIKKTITTNDPR; encoded by the exons ATGGCATACACGAATTCAGAGACTTTTCTTATAATAGTTCCAAAATCTAAATATGACAAAGACTTTCCCTATTTTAGAAAACCGTCAGAAATTGGTTACTTTTCCCAGGATAGCAGAAGACAAGTGGTTTTTAGTAGACAGCAGATGAGATATTATATTGTTCCAGAGGATCCCAGTGATGTTTGCTTTGATCTCAAAATAGGATACCAAGATTATATCAGGAAAGACGAATCTAAACCAGAACTTTTGAATGATTTATTGAACTGGATTAGCAATCATTCTTCAGTATTTCAAATAAACTATGGCAAACATCAACCAGCAGAAAACGACATCCCTTCAAA aAGTATAAATACTGACTTTGTTTGCTGGCGGGGGTTGCTGACCAAACTGTTATGTACCCCCTTCCAAAACTCAGAGGGATGGAAGATTGCAATCACTCGTTTCCAAGACACATTTTATATGTGTGAATtcgaaacagaaaaaaatgcagAGATGAAGAGAAATAGGAGCACCATGCAGGATGAGATGTGCTACTGGGGGTGGAAATTTGAACAGTATGTGACTGCTA GTTCACAAAATGGAACCCCTGACACTCAAAGTCTTGTTAACACAAATGAGGGTTTCTGTTCTGTTGTGAGGTCAAGGTTGAACTCGCATTCCCTAG TATATGGTGGTGAGATGGATGCTGCTGTTACAGTACCGGGACCTGGGGAGCAGCATCAATATGTGGAGTTTAAAACCAATGTAGAGATCGAGTCACAGAAACAGGATTTCAGCTTCAAAAG GTACAAGCTGATAAAATGGTGGGCCCAGAGTTTCCTTGTTGGTATTCAGAAGATTGTGGCAGGTTTCCGTGACAAGGATGGAATAGTTCACAGACTGCAAACCTTCAATACAGGGGACCTACCTCACATAGCCAGT GACATCAGAGATCCATGGAAGCCCAATGTTTGCTTCAACTTTCTAGACCAGATTCTAAAGTTTATCAAGAAAACCATCACCACAAATGACCCCAGGTAA